The region TGGCGCTGTTCCTGTTAACGTCGTGCTGCAATTCGAGAGTTCGGCGAGATGGCCAGACGACCTTGTAGCCATCCAGATGACAAAGGTTGCTTTCCTTGCGAAGATTGGCGATGCTCTGACCGATTTTGGTGACTTCTCTTCGGCTCGAGTCGGTTTGGAGAacgagcaaagcaagatacTAAATAACGCATTCCTAGATGTTACTCATGCGTCTGGAATTGTGTTCCGCCTGAGAATTCATCACGACCGAGAGCAAACACTTCTTGAACGCCAGGTCAAAGAGCAAGGCAAGAGTCCTCAAGGGAAGCAGGAGATCGCGTATGCACTTTCTGCCTACAAGCGACTCTTTATTCATAGCCCTCGTCTCTCGCAAGCCGTTAGAACATTATGcactcgtcttcctcttctatcCCCTACCATACGTCTTCTCAAATACTGGTTTAGCTCCCATCTCTTCGACGCGCACATCAACGAAGAACTCATTGAGCTGATGTCGGTACGGACATTTACTCAGCCACATCCTTGGGAGACACCATCAAGTGTAATGACTGGTTTCCTCAGGACGTTGCACTTAATTTCACGCTGGGACTGGCAACAGGAGCCGCTTATTGTTGACCTAGGTGGCGAACTGGATCAGGCCACAATCGAATTGATTCGGACACGTTTTGTTGCCTGGCGAAACATCGACCCAGCAATGAATAGCGTGTCTATGTTCACTGCTTCCGACGTTGACCCTGAAGGTGTAACGTGGACACAGTACGAAATGCCTCCAAAAGTGGTAGCTGCACGAATTTGCACCCTTGCAAAGGCAGTGATGAAGCTCGTACGGGAACAGGGCAATCGACTGGATATATCGCAGCTGTTCCTTCCTGCGCTCGAACCTTACGACTTTGTTATTCACTTGCACCCGAAGCTGCTGCATGAACGCTCATCCTCATTTATCAAGTTCAAGAATCTCAGCGCAGCGGGAGATTCCGCGCAACTTCAAAAGCAAGCGGCTGTTAGGGCATTTGTTTGTGATTTACAGGCTTGTTTCAGTCCTAATATCCTCTTTTTCTGGGGTGCTGAGCAACCCAACATCGTTGCCGGGCTCTGGAACCCAcagactttgaagaagaactggagcTTAGGACTCACATACTCGACAATGCCTGAAGGGATGAGTAGCCCTGCTTCGGACTGCAGCGTTTCCATCAATCGTACGGCCATGATTAATGAGATATCTAGGTTAGGGTCGGACATGGTTTCTCGGATCGAAGTCCACGAAAAGTGAACGACATTATGTTGTTATATGTAGGTTAGTGGTTGTGATTCATTGTTGTTTGAAATGATACCTGGAAGCGCCGTTGCAATGCTATATATCACCAAACAAGACATTactggagagaagagagaaaggaaGGATGAAAACTGAGGGTAAAAGACCATTAAACAGATCAAGTCAATTCACTATTCACCCTCCAACATTCAAGAATTTGTTAGTagcttctcgttcttctccattGAGGGCTGAGTAGAAAATGAACAGTATTTGTCCTTGATCGCCACTACCTCATAGGTACCCTCGTCAGATGTCTTGATGATCTTATGATGTTCGTAAGAAATGTCATGTTTTATGTCAATTATTTCGGCCTTCTTTCCTTTGCGTGCATTCGTGCTTCGGATGTACCTAGTGGTTTTTGGGTTAGATCAGCCGATTCGGGGCCCAAAAAAAAGAGGGtaggaaaagaaaggtcaCATACGTGAACTCGAACGGTGGCGTGCCCCAGAACTCAAACTCTAGCTTCGCCTCACCACCCTCATGGATGTCTACAATAGAGACTTGACCATTGCTGATCCTAACGCTCGGCATCGGGTGAATGGTTTTAACAATATCTTTGTGGGCCTTGCACTTCCCGCTTGCGCCATCGCTGACGGCAGTTATCGTGAAGACGCCGGGTTTCTCTGCGATGCGACGGAAATGGTTGGTCTGGGAAGAAGCCCTTCGGGCGACGCCATTGAATGTGTAAAACACCTCAAACGGAGAATGGCCTGATAATGAGAAGGAAAGACGCTCGCCAACACAGTAGTCAGTCTTTGATTCAAGCGGCACAATCGTAGGTACGTCCGAGACGGCAACTCTGACTGATGCCGGGTCTGTGTGGTAGGTTTTCTCGCAACCTCGCGCATCTCTCACTTTATGGATGCTAACTACATGCTGACCTAGGTCGAGATGGCGCCTAGGAATTGGAAGGTTATGCCGATTTGATTTAATATTTGGAATGGACACAATCTCTGGTTTCGCCTTCGCGTAGTGTTTGATTGAGATTTCGAGGAAAAACGGTGGCACACCTTCCATAGTGAGGGGGATAAGCTCATCTCCACTATCGTCTTCTCTGCAAAAACCATAGATGCGACCTGGAGCGTCAAAGCGGGCGGAAGGAAGTGGGTTGACTTTCTGGGTGACCACGACCTGGTTGCCTCTCGGGTCATTGTTGTAGAGATTATCACCAACCTCCTTGAATCGATAGGTATAGTCGCCCGGCTCTGATGTTTCCAGCTCCATAGAAAGAGAATGCAGTGCTGTTTTGAGGCTCCGTATTCGCACGGCAGTAGAACCTCGAGATCCTTTTCTTTGTTGCTCACATTGGATCGTGTAGGGTGGATTGCCCGTCAAGCGAAGCTCAAGACTATCACCTTGGCCCTGACAAATATCATTCTTCGCGACTAGACCATCCGGTCCGACGGGCGTATTATCTACGGCAGTGATTTGAGGTCTTGGAATCCAAGATATCTCGAAAACTTTCGCTGCGTCATCAACGGACCCAGGACACGAGCTATCCGTTACTCCCAACAGCTCGTAACGTCCTTCTTGGCTCACAGTCAAGAAACTATTTTCATGCCAGAAGGTTTTCGTGGATATTGATGCATCTGCATCCAGATTCTTGTATTGTAGGGTCCAAGGGCGTTCACCGCTGAGTCTGATGGGTATGTCGACTTTGGAGCCTTGCAGCGCCGAGTATTTTCTGCTCTTCTCTACAAGACCAAAAGAAACGTGAGGGGGCTTGGATCTGGCGTCAACCTTGAGGATTTCATTAAGGTTTCGTTTGCATTTGGAGCGATCTTTCACGCTTGTTAATACGAGGTTGTACCCGCCACCACTGACGAGATTATCTGTAATGATTGTGGATCTCGCAGTTTCGGATTCAAGAACGTGTCTTGTTTTCTTGCCGTTATGAACAAGCTCGTACTGCAAGGTCCAGGGCGCCTCTCCATGAAAAGCGACGTCGACAGATATAGGTTCACCAAAGCAGGCCTTGCGTACTTCGGGTGTACCAACGAAATTTGCAGAGGCGGGAGGTTTCACGTCTTGTTCCAGTACTGCCACTTTGTTCTCCAAAGGTCGAGGCCCGTATACACTATCAGAAATATCCAAAAAGCGATACCGGTAGTGGCCGGCTTCTAATGGGGTGAAATCGAGCTGCGCGCGTAACCCATCAATGATTTGGTGCTTGGTTTCCACACCTTTAGATGTCTCTATAGTGTATCGAAGTCGGAACGGTGGTGAACCCGTGAGATCCAGATCGACAAGCAATCCAACAGGGTTGTTTGCGCA is a window of Aspergillus nidulans FGSC A4 chromosome VI DNA encoding:
- a CDS encoding protein pom152 (transcript_id=CADANIAT00009580) gives rise to the protein MSDTPRLRSAFPSTPQTTQKTRDYNRSPSRPIPRNAPRSKVVSQAPSADQDASSSLVPSSIIDPPTQRLYVAAAYVALNAWRFYEAWTASDDLDSTWLFLKWASIDGVFLFGLQALRIPWLEWAFPTTLALLLVHVAFNIFLMFRIPIPVGIWLSGMMRLAYDRELSISGQSIKPGDIINNASLILGKQIINILPEGSAVLNPELAPLCLDAQKTAVELPIRVNQTDPILIELLRLDFNNGDSEIVTIQSKQLKQLKRQSDKRRSQLSSELHRDLLLPIRKTGIYRLQRVVDESKLEVRVRASDSIVTACPRALIKNSHTHKCRGELSNLVLAVEGTPPLKIKYSRQVNDHDRGFSFQNIQPDHLRTPLLGHRSLGRLFDGREPDITWAKSQIIEIPLNESLNIGGDWLYMIEEVHDGSGNVANYSMVLEDLDRQSVKSLAQWHHFSVHEIPKLSLSGCNDQQFLEVARGESHPLPVKFHSTDHGYENDGPFSLIYSFGTDGQGSVDDSARTVRQLSLKSVDQKPMIKEPGWYSLKYVSSQFCSGEILEPSSCYLHNPPEPEISVRSEKIFDKCANNPVGLLVDLDLTGSPPFRLRYTIETSKGVETKHQIIDGLRAQLDFTPLEAGHYRYRFLDISDSVYGPRPLENKVAVLEQDVKPPASANFVGTPEVRKACFGEPISVDVAFHGEAPWTLQYELVHNGKKTRHVLESETARSTIITDNLVSGGGYNLVLTSVKDRSKCKRNLNEILKVDARSKPPHVSFGLVEKSRKYSALQGSKVDIPIRLSGERPWTLQYKNLDADASISTKTFWHENSFLTVSQEGRYELLGVTDSSCPGSVDDAAKVFEISWIPRPQITAVDNTPVGPDGLVAKNDICQGQGDSLELRLTGNPPYTIQCEQQRKGSRGSTAVRIRSLKTALHSLSMELETSEPGDYTYRFKEVGDNLYNNDPRGNQVVVTQKVNPLPSARFDAPGRIYGFCREDDSGDELIPLTMEGVPPFFLEISIKHYAKAKPEIVSIPNIKSNRHNLPIPRRHLDLGQHVVSIHKVRDARGCEKTYHTDPASVRVAVSDVPTIVPLESKTDYCVGERLSFSLSGHSPFEVFYTFNGVARRASSQTNHFRRIAEKPGVFTITAVSDGASGKCKAHKDIVKTIHPMPSVRISNGQVSIVDIHEGGEAKLEFEFWGTPPFEFTYIRSTNARKGKKAEIIDIKHDISYEHHKIIKTSDEGTYEVVAIKDKYCSFSTQPSMEKNEKLLTNS